From one Triticum urartu cultivar G1812 chromosome 3, Tu2.1, whole genome shotgun sequence genomic stretch:
- the LOC125545625 gene encoding NEP1-interacting protein-like 1, which yields MDRRAPPPPSSLSGASSPRCRFDAAWRALRRRGAAAAAALGRALGALLTFVFAVVGSLVGIFIGAFMGMSTESGMLRGAGVGAVSGAVFSIEAVESCIEIWRSSESGKYSFLFVLDIISSLFSGRIVWEKVSPALQRAVQSQMSLMSTPFIDNNDLFETGCTGGMSRALINKIPAIRFSAATDSDQETNKSCCSVCLQDLRPQQFVRALPQCQHIFHVRCIDDWLQRNASCPLCRAGVGVHIDHLCL from the exons ATGGATCGTCgggcgcctccccctccttcCTCGCTCTCCGGCGCCTCGAGTCCCCGCTGCCGCTTCGACGCGGCGTGGAGGGCGCTCCGGAGGCGCGGCGCCGCGGCCGCGGCGGCCCTCGGGCGGGCGCTCGGCGCGCTGCTCACCTTCGTCTTCGCCGTCG TGGGTTCACTGGTCGGGATCTTCATCGGTGCCTTCATGGGGATGTCCACGGAAAGCGGCATGCTCCGGGGCGCCGGCGTGGGGGCGGTCTCCGGCGCAGTCTTTTCTATTGAGGCTGTTGAATCCTGCATCGAGATTTGGAGATCTAGCGAATCCGGAAAGTATAGCTTTCTCTTTGTG CTAGACATCATCTCTAGCCTCTTCAGTGGACGAATTGTTTGGGAGAAGGTCAGTCCAGCACTCCAGCGTGCAGTGCAAAGTCAG ATGAGTTTAATGAGTACACCTTTCATTGACAACAATGACCTTTTCGAAACCGGCTGCACGGGTGGTATGTCAAGAGCCCTGATCAATAAGATCCCAGCAATCAGGTTCAGCGCTGCAACCGATTCTGATCAGGAAACCAATAAGAGCTGCTGTTCTGTATGCCTTCAG GACTTGAGACCGCAGCAATTTGTGAGAGCCTTGCCTCAGTGCCAGCACATTTTCCACGTGCGATGCATCGACGACTGGCTTCAGAGGAACGCCTCCTGCCCACTGTGCAGGGCTGGTGTTGGTGTTCACATAGACCACCTGTGCTTATAA